From the genome of Homalodisca vitripennis isolate AUS2020 chromosome 8, UT_GWSS_2.1, whole genome shotgun sequence, one region includes:
- the LOC124368020 gene encoding uncharacterized protein LOC124368020 yields MSRSSVLFRDPSDTERLQMNLCLIENWCITNAMSINAAKCSLVSFTRSAQPLVVSDYVLNGTVLSRSTIVRDLGVVFSADLSPDKHIDFICGKALRMLNFMLRASRSGLGIVALNILYKSLGKEYT; encoded by the coding sequence ATGTCAAGGTCTTCCGTGCTGTTTAGGGACCCTTCTGACACTGAGAGACTGCAGATGAATCTATGCTTAATTGAGAACTGGTGCATCACTAACGCTATGAGCATAAATGCCGCCAAATGTTCATTGGTTTCTTTCACTCGCTCTGCCCAACCTCTTGTGGTATCTGACTACGTGCTCAATGGAACTGTACTATCTCGCAGTACAATCGTCCGTGATCTGGGTGTCGTCTTCTCTGCAGATCTTAGCCCTGATAAGCATATTGACTTCATCTGCGGCAAAGCCCTACGAATGCTCAACTTCATGCTAAGAGCTTCAAGGAGTGGTCTTGGCATTGTGGCGTTGAATATCCTATATAAGTCCCTTGGTAAGGAGTATACTTGA